A genomic stretch from Lathyrus oleraceus cultivar Zhongwan6 chromosome 2, CAAS_Psat_ZW6_1.0, whole genome shotgun sequence includes:
- the LOC127118706 gene encoding receptor-like protein kinase HERK 1, which produces MEESTNYFDESLVVGVGGFGKVYRGELRDGRKVAVKRGSRTSLQGIQEFRAEIETLFKFRHGNLVSLIGYCDENHELILVYEFIEKGTLRSHLYGSGLQSLSWNERLNVCMGAAKGLNYLHTAYPTAVIHRDVKSVNILLDGNLNAKVGDFGISRTGPSVHETHVSTGVKGTFGYLDPEYFVREQLTEKSDVYSFGVVLIEILCARPVIDPSLPSDVINLKDWAINHIQKGQWDQIIDPHLIIGDINPNSLKRFMEIAERCVADRGADRPSMRDVLWNLECCLQFQEAAFHGSAAEDNSDSIVELATQYATPDFSLTISDEGRERGRGLGRACDAAVQCSAAEDNSDIIVELAPTNATVSSSSASANIEDSPDFI; this is translated from the exons ATGGAAGAAAG CACCAATTATTTTGATGAATCTCTCGTCGTTGGAGTAGGAGGATTCGGTAAAGTGTATAGGGGAGAATTGAGGGATGGAAGAAAGGTGGCTGTAAAGAGAGGGAGTAGAACTTCTCTTCAGGGCATTCAAGAGTTTAGGGCTGAAATAGAAACCCTATTTAAATTCCGCCATGGGAATTTAGTGTCATTGATCGGTTACTGCGACGAGAATCACGAGTTAATTTTGGTTTACGAGTTCATTGAAAAAGGAACTTTGAGAAGTCATTTGTATGGTTCTGGTCTTCAAAGTTTATCATGGAACGAAAGATTGAATGTGTGCATGGGAGCGGCAAAAGGACTCAATTATCTACACACGGCTTATCCTACTGCGGTCATTCATCGGGACGTGAAATCAGTGAACATTTTATTGGACGGAAATCTCAATGCCAAAGTAGGAGACTTTGGCATATCAAGAACAGGTCCCAGTGTCCATGAGACGCATGTCAGCACCGGTGTCAAGGGAACTTTTGGATACCTCGATCCCGAGTATTTTGTGCGAGAGCAACTTACAGAAAAATCTGATGTTTATTCATTTGGAGTAGTCCTCATTGAAATACTCTGTGCAAGGCCGGTCATTGATCCATCACTTCCTAGTGATGTGATCAATTTGAAAGATTGGGCGATCAATCATATTCAGAAAGGGCAGTGGGATCAAATCATCGATCCGCATTTGATTATAGGGGATATCAATCCTAATTCCCTAAAGAGGTTTATGGAAATAGCAGAAAGATGCGTTGCAGATCGCGGTGCTGACAGACCCTCCATGAGGGATGTTTTGTGGAATTTGGAGTGTTGTCTTCAATTTCAAGAAGCGGCTTTTCATGGTTCGGCTGCCGAAGATAATTCCGACAGTATAGTGGAACTTGCTACACAATATGCAACACCTGATTTTTCTTTGACAATATCGGATGAGG GTCGGGAAAGGGGAAGAGGCCTTGGACGTGCTTGTGATGCTGCGGTTCAATGTTCAGCTGCGGAAGATAATTCAGATATCATAGTGGAACTTGCTCCAACAAATGCAACAGTTTCTTCTTCTTCCGCTTCTGCAAATATCGAGGACTCACCTGATTTTATCTGA